The genomic window CGGGGTCCACAGAGATTTCTTAAATTAgcttattttatacatatattatatttttaagaaaCGCAATTTACCAGTTATTTTTACTATCAATTCACTAACACAACTATATGTTGTGGCTCTGGTGGAGTCATTGAAGAGTTGAATCAGTCTACAAACGCGTCACAACAGGAATATTCTATTACCATTTAGCACAGTTGCCCCTGTGTAGTGAGTATAAGAAACGATGGTTGTAAAATAAAGGTCATAAGACATATTTATCTCTTGTTTTACCTTGTTGGTCGGGCAGCACCATGATGCTGTCTCGGTGTGTGTGACCATAGAAATGTCCCGTAATAACATGACTGTACTTCCTGAAGATAGAGACCAGCCGCtcgttgtctctctctcttataGCAGTGGTGCTTCTGGCAAATGGCAGGTACCCCACTGGGACGTGGGCTATGATGTACACCTAGAGCAAGAAGTAAACTCCCCTCAAATCCCAGCTctttatgcagaaacagaagGGATTCCCAATATTTCCACATATTGTAAGATACACAGTATTATATTAATTTGATaactaaaaaacaacatgcagcacTGTAAGGCAGCTCAAATGTCGttgttcaaaatgtttaaaatagaaTTTCAGACCTTCTCCTGGCTCTGATCAGCTTTCTGCAGAGTCTTCTCCAGCCACTCAAACTGTCCAGCAGGGTCTGTCATGTTACTGGTGACTTTATCAGGACCATAATACAGGATAGTGTTGAGACTGACAACACGCAATCCAGGCTTTGCCAGCTGAGAGTAGAAACCACCTGCAAGgattaaaaaagcaaaacaaactaaatgagtCTGATTCTTACCTCATAGAGCAAAGTTAAATATCAAACACTCAAACTGTGACAATCTCTGTATCGTCTGAGTGTCCAACTTCTTCTTAGCTAACCTCTACATACGGACCTGGACACTTCCTTGTCCGTTTTCCACTTCCCTGATGACACTACATAACTGCAgttatgtattttacatttgtctCTTGCACTAAATCACAATAACTTTGTATTTTCAGAGACATCATTCACACCTAGCTGTGGTTTCCTCTCTCCCTTATTTCTTAATAAAGGAACCTTCCAGTCATTTGCTTTTTCAGCCATCTATCAGATCATGTGATGTTTAAAGTTGaggatgcattttatttctattatatttgTTACATGTAGGTCCGGAAAGCTTTCACATTGGTACTAAGACTTAATCACAGCAGCTGATGCACTGATGACATGTTACCTTGTGAGAGCGTAGCCAGAGCTTCAGTCTGCAGCCAGGGTTTCcacagctcagcagcagctttgtaGATGGCGTTGGTGGAGTCTGGCATCTGGTCCTaagaacagagacacaaacactaacTTAGAAAACACTCTCAGGAAAATCTCAAATACTtaattaaaaacctttaaatccAATGATATCCATTAATACTGGATCAGAATGTCTCCTAAGCTAAAAGAATCAGTCTGATAAGCTCCTTCCCAGACAGAGGGAAACACTTCAAATGGCTGAGTAATGATAAAGGTACAGTTTCATTTAAACTCCTTAGCCTTTTTCTCAAAGCTTGAAAGACTACCTGCTTTTATGTCCTATTATATAAAGTTACCTGTGGCCAGTAGTCATGGTTCCCCAGGGCAGGATACACTGTGAGTTTGGGGAAGTGCTGTCTGATGGTCTGCGTCATGTTACTTATCACCTGGATCACTATGTCTGTGGTGAGCTCGTCCACAGGGACGTGAGGGGGACTGTCACTGTgagagatggaaaataaaagcatgtattATTAACACAGGTCAGATGAGCCACAGACAGGTGGAgctttgtcttttgttcttCAATAGATTTCTTTAAACTTACAGTAACTAAAATTCCAGTTACATGACTAACAGGTTTTGTTGCTGTCTGGGTTTTTCCCAGTATTTAAACCACCAGGGGGGGTCAAGTTGataagaaaagacaggaagatgCATCTTGAGGCCATTTGATACTTagcaaataaaggaaaatactACATGAGTTAAAGTCACTGAGGTGGTTTCTCTGATTTCCTAACAGCTCGGTATCTTCTCTCCATCAAATCATGGTTTTTCCAGACACGGCTGGCTCAGCAGAGCTGTACTCAACTGTACAATAGAGAAGAAATAACGTGACTCCCATTGTACAATGGCTTTCCCCTCTACATGAAAAGGCAAACCCGTGCTACAAAACCCATTAACAATAGAATAAAGCAAAATCTGCCTGCGCAGTAACGTAATCCTCTACACCAGGGAGTCTTTCTGAGTTTTAAGTGGCAGGGAGTTCTCTTAAGCATGTTTAATAAGTCTATGAATTCCTGGCTTAGATGATTAGCTGCAGATGAATGGAGAGCTGTATGGAGGTGGTGCTGCTGTGGCTGAAGCTTTGTGTCATTATCACTGTATAAACAGTGTGAACACAGATGATGCTGAGCTACTTTTCATGACAAGTGAACAGCTCTGTACTCATCTTTCAAAGCTCCATGTTTGTTATTATTGAAATTTGATGAATGAGAACTAAACCACAAACCACAAGGGAACTCAATAAGGTACTCAGTGGGTTTTTCTATTCAGTAGGGACCACAGGAGGAAGTAACACTTCTGCTTCCTGACACGAATGAAGGCACTTACAGGAGCGCTTCTGACAATCGAAACCCTGAATGGTTAATGCCACAATTTACACCACTGAAAAGAAGAACTGCTACAGACTATCAGCAGATCTGCAGGAGCCAGTTGCACACACTGAAGAATCACAGTCTTCTCAGGAACCACTGTCTACCTGGTTCCTTCATGAAGAGAACGTCAGTGCTGCTGAGTCCAGTGCAGTTTAATACTGAACCCCAAAGTGCCTGTAGGAGTCCACTTTCATCACATCCTCTCTCTGGATGACAACCAGGAAAGGGAACCTCCTGTTCCAGTTGCAGTCCACCACAGGCTCACTGGTTTTGCTGACACTGACATGTGATGGAGTTCTCTGGTTCTATACTCCTCTTTAAAAATAGACCCTAAGTGCAGACAACATGTTTCTTTCTGATAATTATTCACTACATGGTGAATGGTGGAGAGTACGTGCACAATCATCATGACACGGAAACTCTAGTTTCATCGTCAAACTTTTCTAACTTGTAGTCTTCAGTCTGCAGCTGCCTCTGGAGCCACGTAAGCTTTATACTGTCCAAACTTTGTGTTAAATACACATTGTGTTAAATACACAATGTTGGTCTGTACGTTGCCTTCTAGCTACAGTTAAATACTTCACAGTCAAACCAGAGTGCACTTGCAGGGTAAAAATAAACGTGCAAATAACCAGAGGTGAAAATCTGTTTCATGTTTAGTCTAAATAGATCTCAAGAGCCTACAGCTGTGCTAacactgtgactctgtgtgtaAACAGAACAGTGCTTTCAGCCACAAACTGATATTTAGCTTCATGTTTGCTGATGCGCTGaagtttaaaatctttattagTACTATACAATGAATAAGACTGAGATTGAAAAGAATGTCATTCATTTTGTATATATTGTGTTATAAACCAAAAAACACTCGATGAAAACGGATGGTTTCATTGAAGTTATTACAATATAGTCCTGCAGGTGATGTCTGATAGAAAATGAACATCCTTCTTACACAACTAAAAAAAGAAGTTGGGATTTCCAGACTGACTTAAGCCAACTCTAAGTTCAAATTGGTTTTGGTTCTGTAAAAGTACAGAATGCATTAGTTCCACAACTACTACTGGAGAgagggaaaatgaaatgaaactccTGTAAAGCCACAGATTTATTAAGTTATTATGATGCAAAAAGCCTCAAgttattcaaaaataaatattataccGACCCGGTCCATACGATGAAGTCCTGCGGCTGTGTGAGTGACGCCATGTGAGTGAATGCTGACTGGATGAGGCGGTAGGGCGAGTCACACAGGAAGTCCCCGAACACACCGGCTTGGCTGGCCGGGGCTCCTTTGGAGGAGAAGCACACCTTGGTGGGATCTGGTGCCAGGTGGTAGGTGGGGTCCAGGTGGAGGTCAGTGATATGCCAGAATCTACCTGTGTAGATAGacagtgaataataataaaggtgaGAGTGAAtaaaaattgtaattaaaacaaAGTGCAGTTAAAGTTAATGTGGGAGTGTATGGAACTCCACTGAGGCCAAACTCTGTTTAAAAATTAGTCAATTAATAGATTTTGAAAACATTCTCTGACAGAATATATGTTTAACATACCATTTCACATATAGTATAACTCCTTAAAGTCTGAGGTCACATTCGGCGAAGCATGACAATTAACAAATAGCACTCATTTTAAGAAAATCTCGATTTAAACAGTGGAAGTAAACAGGTCAAAACCGCACATAACACATTAAGTGACATGTTGTTCGGTGAAACCAATAAAAGAAGATAATCTAAAAGCATAAACCCACTGTGTACAGCTCAGTCTCGATAAATCTCTGTAAATAATGactaaaagcagaaacaaactgtcCTCTGATTATCCCTGGTGCTCCTTCTCACCTGTGCCCGTCAGGAAGCTGCTTCCAGCCGGTGCTGCCGTGAGCGGAGCCgcgcagcagagcagcagcacaaaacacCAACGTTTCACCATTTTCAGTGAGTGAAAACCCGACAGTAAAGTGATCGACATggttaaagaataaaataaagaagaaacaggGAAGGACATTCCCCTCTGAAGTAAACAGGAAGTACAGCGGCCAACGGGTCATGTGACTTCTGTGTTTTGACGCTCAGGGGGAGGAGCTTAGAGAAACTGGAAGTCAGCAGGGTTCAGTATTAGACACACTTTACAAGTTATTAATGAGATGTAATTAAGTagatttactcaagtactgcacTGAAGTATACTACTGAGGTACAAAAAATCCAGACAATTATTCCACCACATATTACAAGTTTGACTGATCTATTATAGCACATATAATAAATTatcataataaatataaaacatgtacatttaaCTCCATCTCAACCAATTAAAACTATAAAAGGCAGCTTATGCAAAAGGCTGACACTGTTATAATAGTAGTTCATTATCTTAATATACTTTACTTTGTCAAGTCATGCTCAGTCATGTACAGTTTGTAATCAATTCTAAATGATTATTAATATGAATgtatgagacagagagaggggaagttatttatatatagatatatagatatatagagaGATTATACATAATTTGCGCAACACCTTTATTctgttttccttcctgtctgtttaATAACAGTTTATCTCAGCACATAAAAGCCACTTCCTCACACATTACAGTCTTCTCTCCTAGTCATATGTAGTCATATGGGAAGCGCTTGGTTTCATTTTGCTCAGAGCTTTCGATTTCAGTCTCTGAGCTTTCTGTTTCCACccacacagtgaaaaaacatttcactactaaAAGTAGTTTTAGTCTCATCAGTGATAATAATCAGattgatattattttttaacaacataACGTCCTTTTCCACTGTAGTTAGAGACACTGTTGGTGTAAAGATCCACTGCTGTAGGTTGGACTGAAGACTCATTTGAGCTCTTAAACTCTAATAAAACCACATCAGGGGATAATCTGAGGGAAAATTTTGTGTAAGGATACAACTGCTCCTTTGTCCCAGAAAATAGTAGATTGACTCCCCTGATTCTGATTCTCAGAAATATTCTCAACACTCACAGCCTTTGTTGTAATGAGATATTGTTGTATTGTGCTGAACTACTAAACAATATGTTTCAGTTATAATGGTGCCCTGTTATAACAGATGAAATCATGCAGAGAAAGTCTTTTCTGTTTGCAGAAAGTTCAGAGGTCAGGGTTTGGATCAGAGGGTTATTCTCTATTCAACTACAGTGAATAATGGAGCCATAGTCATTTAAAATCAGAATCAATGCATCAGacagcagacaaacatttactctctgtggtttttatttcatgtttcacaCAGGATTGCAAAGACGATCCACCCATCACGACAGAAATGTATTCGTATAAAAAATTCTTACAAAACATGCAGCCTGGGGGCTGTGGACATGTGCAGCAGGATGCAGTCAGtcaataataattataaaatcaAGACTTCTTGGTCAGTGTGGGAGGCTGTCATTCGGAGAACTCACGCCTTCTCGTAGGTACGCACCGCATGGATGTCTTCAAAGGTCAAATTCTGCACGAGAGAGACAACACTTACTAataagtctttttttaaatgaataaaaaagtttttaacGTGAGAACAGAAGTAATGAGGCAGAGTTTGACTTATTTGTGCAAGAAATccaaagaaaagcacaaaagtTTTCTACACACATCACTGAGTAATGAACAAGAACTG from Anabas testudineus chromosome 24, fAnaTes1.2, whole genome shotgun sequence includes these protein-coding regions:
- the smpdl3a gene encoding acid sphingomyelinase-like phosphodiesterase 3a — its product is MSFPVSSLFYSLTMSITLLSGFHSLKMVKRWCFVLLLCCAAPLTAAPAGSSFLTGTGRFWHITDLHLDPTYHLAPDPTKVCFSSKGAPASQAGVFGDFLCDSPYRLIQSAFTHMASLTQPQDFIVWTGDSPPHVPVDELTTDIVIQVISNMTQTIRQHFPKLTVYPALGNHDYWPQDQMPDSTNAIYKAAAELWKPWLQTEALATLSQGGFYSQLAKPGLRVVSLNTILYYGPDKVTSNMTDPAGQFEWLEKTLQKADQSQEKVYIIAHVPVGYLPFARSTTAIRERDNERLVSIFRKYSHVITGHFYGHTHRDSIMVLPDQQGKPVNSLFVSPAVTPIKSFLEAYSNNPAFRVYLYNSKDYTLQDIWQYYLNLTEANEKQRSDWRLEYVMTEAFGLTDLQPQSLLQLGLSFMLPQTKTFDKYFSHYMVNYDSSITCEGRCKVSQVCAVLYLDQQSYSKCVAKGQ